A genome region from Pirellulales bacterium includes the following:
- the hrpA gene encoding ATP-dependent RNA helicase HrpA translates to MAEIFSISELGARIGDALFADRWRLRRQLRDIEQAEQRGRPTDQRLSRLADELEKSAALRQARRANVPHARYDDALPVAARRGEIAAAIREHQVVIVCGDTGSGKSTQLPKICLEIGRGLEGFIGHTQPRRIAARSVAARIAEELGSPLGQAVGYKIRFTDATNPRTYVKLLTDGVLLAESHHDRFLNQYDTIILDEAHERSLNIDFLLGYLKRLLPSRRDLKLIVTSATIDAERFARHFESVAGDVPVISVSGRTYPVEVRYRPPIAEKEGEEPDMERAVLAAVDELAREQPGDILIFMPTEQEILATAKALRAHRIPGDQPGRATEVLPLYARLSTAEQNRIFQPHQGRRIVIATNVAESSLTVPGVRSVIDSGTARISRYAARSKVQRLPIEPVSQASADQRKGRCGRLGPGICIRLYREDDFLSRERYTPAEILRSNLAAVALQAKALRLGEIEDFPFLDAPRPESVSDAYRTLFELGATDERQQLTELGRQLSRLPVDPRIGRIIMAGVRENCLHEILIIAAVLDLHDPRERPSDQQEAADQAHARFADEQSDFIGFLRLWDFYHELKGRLSRNQVRKACREFFLSHNRMREWLEIHRQLLKFCGQAGFELHPRRNDYERIHRALLAGFLSSIAYRSDPYEYTVAGGQKAMLWPGSAAYQRRPKWVIAGEVLETNRRYLRTAARIHPRWIEPLAEHLVKRSHRDPHWDPSVGAAMVVENVSLFGLPIARERRVPLAAVDPVYARELFIEHGLVHGGCPTRAKFLAHNQQLLAELERLQRKVRRYGLVRGEHARFGFYDRRLPEEVVDAASFERWRREAEHQQPGLLFMSPKNLLADPLVEKDAEAFPDAISVSTMRLPLDYCFEPGTEHDGVTITVPKEGFHQLDARRLEWLVPGLVEEKVVALIKSLPKTVRRGLVPVPDTARRVLAELHYPEGCLQAAMAHALTRIVGTPISAEAFRLSRVPDHLRMRIRVVDSTGRALAVGRDVAGVCKQLWTDTRPTWGALEDARFNRRDVTSWDFGDLPERVEVSRGGMVLAGFPTLIDAGTSVSLRLAGTLEAATAQTRGGVRRLVVLAAHSDIEPHIEWLPGLGELAALGSDLGDRSYWKEQLIELVADRAFLDRPLPRSQAEFEAMLAAGRERTGVAVQDVVPLVALILESHSAVRRSLQQATNTQWLYAVTDIESQLGELFRPGFLTSTAWQSLQSYPRYLRAVQIRLERLASGGMARDRQLFEELEGRWLAYLDLAAQYAREGIYDAALAQYRWLIEEFRVSLFAQQLGTLTTVSTKRLDQLWAKLV, encoded by the coding sequence TTGGCCGAAATTTTTTCAATATCGGAACTGGGGGCCAGAATCGGCGACGCACTGTTCGCCGATCGCTGGCGGCTGCGCCGGCAATTGCGAGATATCGAACAGGCCGAACAACGCGGTCGGCCCACCGACCAGCGGCTTTCGCGGCTGGCCGATGAACTGGAGAAGTCGGCGGCCCTCCGGCAGGCACGCCGGGCGAACGTGCCGCACGCGCGGTACGACGATGCGCTGCCCGTCGCCGCCCGGCGGGGCGAGATCGCCGCCGCCATCCGCGAACATCAAGTGGTGATCGTCTGCGGCGACACCGGTTCCGGCAAGTCGACGCAGCTTCCCAAAATCTGCCTGGAGATCGGCCGCGGTCTGGAAGGTTTTATCGGGCACACCCAGCCGCGACGCATCGCCGCCCGGAGCGTGGCGGCCCGCATCGCCGAAGAACTGGGTTCGCCGCTGGGCCAGGCCGTCGGCTACAAGATTCGCTTCACCGATGCCACGAACCCGCGGACCTACGTCAAGCTGCTCACCGACGGCGTGCTGCTGGCCGAATCGCACCACGACCGGTTTCTCAACCAGTACGACACCATCATTCTCGACGAGGCGCACGAGCGGTCGCTGAACATCGACTTTCTGCTCGGATACTTGAAGCGGTTGCTGCCCAGCCGCCGCGATCTGAAGCTGATCGTGACGTCGGCCACGATCGACGCCGAACGCTTCGCGCGGCACTTCGAATCGGTGGCCGGCGACGTGCCGGTGATCAGCGTGTCGGGCCGCACCTATCCGGTCGAAGTCCGCTATCGACCGCCGATCGCCGAGAAGGAAGGCGAAGAGCCCGATATGGAACGGGCTGTCTTGGCCGCGGTCGACGAACTGGCCCGCGAGCAACCGGGCGACATCCTGATCTTCATGCCGACCGAGCAGGAGATTCTGGCCACGGCCAAAGCGCTGCGGGCGCATCGCATTCCCGGCGACCAGCCCGGACGCGCGACGGAAGTGCTGCCGCTGTATGCACGGCTTTCGACGGCGGAGCAGAACCGCATCTTTCAGCCCCATCAGGGTCGTCGGATTGTGATCGCCACGAACGTCGCCGAGTCGAGCCTGACGGTGCCGGGCGTGCGATCGGTGATCGACAGCGGCACTGCGCGAATCAGCCGTTATGCGGCCCGCTCCAAGGTCCAGCGGCTGCCGATCGAGCCGGTGTCGCAGGCTTCGGCCGATCAGCGAAAGGGGCGTTGCGGCCGGTTGGGGCCGGGCATCTGCATTCGGCTGTATCGCGAAGACGACTTTCTCAGCCGCGAGCGTTATACGCCGGCCGAGATTTTGCGCAGCAACCTGGCGGCCGTGGCTTTGCAGGCCAAGGCGTTGCGGCTGGGCGAGATCGAGGACTTTCCGTTTCTCGATGCCCCGCGGCCCGAATCGGTGAGCGACGCCTACCGCACGCTGTTCGAGCTTGGGGCGACGGACGAGCGGCAGCAGTTGACCGAGCTGGGGCGGCAGCTCAGCCGCTTGCCCGTCGATCCCCGGATCGGGCGCATCATTATGGCGGGCGTGCGCGAGAACTGCCTGCACGAGATTCTGATCATCGCCGCGGTGCTGGATCTGCACGACCCGCGTGAGCGGCCCTCCGACCAGCAGGAGGCGGCCGATCAGGCCCACGCCCGGTTCGCCGACGAGCAGTCGGATTTTATCGGCTTCTTGAGGCTGTGGGATTTTTACCACGAGCTGAAGGGGCGGTTGTCGCGCAATCAGGTGCGCAAGGCCTGCCGCGAATTCTTTCTGTCGCACAACCGCATGCGCGAGTGGCTGGAGATCCATCGGCAGCTTTTGAAGTTCTGCGGCCAGGCGGGCTTCGAGCTGCATCCGCGCCGCAACGACTATGAGCGGATTCACCGGGCGTTGTTGGCCGGCTTCTTGTCGAGCATCGCGTATCGCAGCGACCCCTATGAATACACGGTGGCCGGCGGACAAAAAGCGATGCTGTGGCCCGGCTCGGCGGCCTACCAGCGGCGGCCGAAGTGGGTGATCGCCGGCGAGGTGCTGGAGACGAACCGCCGCTACCTGCGCACGGCCGCCCGCATTCATCCGCGCTGGATCGAGCCGCTCGCCGAGCACCTGGTGAAGCGCAGCCATCGCGATCCGCACTGGGATCCGTCGGTCGGCGCGGCGATGGTCGTGGAAAACGTCTCGCTGTTCGGCCTGCCGATCGCGCGCGAGCGGCGTGTGCCGCTGGCCGCCGTCGATCCGGTGTACGCGCGGGAGCTGTTCATCGAACACGGGCTGGTGCATGGCGGCTGCCCCACGCGGGCCAAGTTTCTGGCGCACAATCAACAGTTGCTGGCAGAATTGGAGCGGTTGCAGCGGAAGGTGCGGCGATACGGCCTGGTGCGCGGCGAGCACGCCCGCTTCGGCTTTTACGACCGGCGGCTGCCGGAAGAGGTGGTCGATGCGGCCAGCTTCGAGCGTTGGCGGCGCGAGGCGGAACACCAGCAGCCGGGCTTGCTCTTCATGTCGCCGAAAAACCTGCTCGCCGACCCGCTCGTGGAGAAGGATGCGGAGGCGTTTCCCGACGCCATCAGCGTCAGTACCATGCGGCTGCCGCTCGACTATTGCTTCGAGCCGGGCACCGAGCACGACGGCGTCACCATCACGGTGCCGAAAGAAGGCTTCCACCAGCTCGACGCGCGGCGGCTGGAGTGGCTCGTGCCGGGGCTGGTCGAAGAGAAGGTCGTGGCGCTGATCAAATCGCTCCCCAAGACGGTGCGGCGCGGGCTGGTGCCGGTGCCCGACACGGCGCGGCGTGTGCTGGCCGAGTTGCACTATCCCGAAGGCTGCTTGCAGGCGGCGATGGCCCACGCCTTGACCCGCATCGTCGGCACGCCGATCTCGGCCGAGGCCTTTCGCCTGTCGCGCGTGCCCGACCATTTGCGGATGCGGATTCGCGTGGTCGATTCGACCGGCCGGGCGTTGGCCGTCGGCCGCGATGTGGCCGGCGTGTGCAAGCAGCTTTGGACCGATACTCGGCCGACCTGGGGCGCGCTCGAGGACGCACGCTTTAACCGGCGAGACGTCACGAGTTGGGACTTCGGCGACTTGCCCGAACGCGTCGAAGTGAGCCGCGGAGGGATGGTGCTGGCGGGTTTCCCAACGTTGATCGACGCGGGCACCAGCGTCTCGTTGCGGCTGGCTGGCACATTGGAAGCGGCCACAGCGCAGACGCGTGGCGGGGTGCGCCGGCTGGTGGTGCTGGCGGCGCATAGCGACATCGAGCCGCACATCGAGTGGCTGCCCGGTCTGGGCGAGTTGGCTGCGTTGGGCAGCGATTTGGGCGACCGAAGTTATTGGAAGGAGCAGCTTATCGAGCTGGTAGCCGATCGGGCCTTTCTCGACCGGCCGTTGCCCCGCAGCCAGGCGGAGTTCGAAGCGATGCTCGCCGCCGGCCGCGAGCGGACCGGCGTAGCCGTGCAGGATGTGGTGCCGCTGGTCGCGCTGATTTTGGAGAGCCATTCGGCCGTGCGGCGCAGCTTGCAGCAAGCGACCAACACACAGTGGCTGTATGCCGTCACGGACATCGAGAGCCAGCTTGGCGAGTTGTTCCGGCCCGGTTTTTTGACTTCGACGGCCTGGCAGTCGTTGCAATCGTATCCGCGCTATCTGCGGGCAGTTCAGATACGGCTGGAACGGCTGGCGTCGGGGGGCATGGCCCGCGACCGCCAGTTGTTCGAAGAACTGGAAGGCCGTTGGCTGGCCTATCTCGATCTTGCCGCGCAATATGCTCGCGAAGGCATCTACGACGCGGCGTTGGCCCAATATCGCTGGCTGATCGAGGAGTTTCGCGTATCGCTGTTTGCCCAGCAGTTAGGGACGCTCACGACGGTTTCCACCAAGCGGCTCGATCAGCTTTGGGCGAAGTTGGTGTAG
- a CDS encoding GTPase, translating to MSVAFDLWAEQIQRLHCALDELAAAAATLGMPTPENQEWSELLKHKLLPQLGIKPALVVAVVGGTNIGKSVIFNHLAGQNASAVSPLAAGTRHPICLVPPGFDDARLLARLFEGFELREWQSAADSLTDCAEHLLFWRLAESVPPRLLLLDTPDVDSDAAVNWLRADQIRRSADVLIAVLTQQKYNDAAVKQFFRKAAEADKPVIVVFNQCDLAEDRDYWPQWLATFTAETGARPDHVYVVPYDRAAANHLRLPFCEVGPDGHAPLGGPASLQAELAQLHFDAIKVRTFRGALARLLDRDGGVPAWLWQLREASAEFAAANKTLNAAQMARVDWPTLPPRLLVDEVRAWWDARRSGWSRKIHAFYRVVGQGVSWPVREAWRTARGDAEPPQETFRARERQAIVEALEKLLAELDRLSQIGNDVLRPRLAAMLGGAAREALLARLAAAHAALPALDDDYRAFLRSELDRWSEGNPGAINVLRSLDNAAAVARPAITVTLAVSGWILAGDVVGHAAAHLAGQTASHLATEAMIAGGTTVGGEAVVTVTGEGVTQAAARLFRRLQLRYAEMRAQWLADWLERELLGKLLAPLRAGADLVHAPPFREVELALDALRSA from the coding sequence ATGAGCGTCGCTTTCGATCTTTGGGCGGAACAAATCCAACGGCTGCACTGCGCGCTCGACGAGCTGGCCGCGGCCGCGGCCACGCTGGGCATGCCCACGCCCGAAAATCAGGAGTGGTCCGAGCTGCTCAAGCACAAGCTGTTGCCCCAACTCGGTATCAAACCCGCCCTGGTCGTGGCGGTCGTGGGCGGCACCAACATCGGCAAGTCGGTGATATTCAACCACCTGGCCGGCCAAAACGCCAGCGCCGTCAGTCCGCTGGCCGCCGGCACCCGGCATCCCATCTGCCTTGTGCCGCCGGGCTTCGACGACGCCCGGCTCCTCGCGCGCCTGTTCGAAGGCTTCGAGCTGCGCGAGTGGCAGTCGGCCGCCGACTCGCTGACCGACTGCGCCGAGCATCTCCTCTTCTGGCGGCTGGCCGAAAGCGTGCCTCCGCGGCTGTTGCTGCTCGACACGCCCGACGTCGATTCCGATGCGGCGGTGAACTGGCTGCGTGCCGACCAGATCCGCCGTTCGGCCGACGTGCTGATCGCCGTGCTCACGCAGCAGAAGTACAACGACGCGGCGGTGAAGCAGTTCTTCCGCAAGGCCGCCGAGGCCGACAAGCCGGTGATCGTGGTCTTCAACCAGTGCGACCTGGCCGAAGACCGCGACTATTGGCCGCAGTGGCTGGCCACGTTTACGGCCGAAACGGGCGCTCGCCCGGACCACGTGTACGTCGTGCCTTACGACCGCGCGGCCGCCAACCACCTGCGATTGCCGTTTTGCGAAGTCGGACCCGATGGCCATGCCCCGCTCGGTGGACCCGCATCGTTGCAGGCGGAGTTGGCTCAGCTCCATTTCGACGCCATCAAGGTCCGCACATTCCGCGGGGCGTTGGCCCGGTTGCTCGACCGCGACGGCGGCGTGCCGGCCTGGCTCTGGCAGTTGCGCGAGGCGAGTGCCGAGTTTGCGGCCGCCAACAAGACGTTGAACGCGGCGCAGATGGCCCGCGTCGACTGGCCGACGCTGCCGCCACGTTTGCTGGTCGATGAAGTCCGTGCCTGGTGGGACGCCCGGCGCAGCGGCTGGTCGCGCAAGATTCACGCCTTCTATCGCGTCGTGGGTCAGGGCGTTTCCTGGCCGGTGCGCGAGGCGTGGCGGACGGCGCGGGGCGACGCCGAGCCGCCGCAGGAGACGTTTCGCGCCCGTGAGCGGCAGGCGATTGTCGAAGCCTTGGAAAAACTGCTGGCCGAGCTCGACCGCCTTTCGCAGATCGGCAACGACGTGCTGCGGCCGCGGCTGGCGGCGATGTTGGGCGGGGCCGCGCGTGAGGCGTTGTTGGCACGGCTGGCCGCGGCCCACGCGGCGTTGCCGGCGCTCGACGACGACTACCGCGCCTTCCTGCGGAGCGAGCTCGATCGTTGGAGCGAAGGGAACCCCGGCGCCATCAACGTGCTGCGGTCGCTCGACAACGCGGCCGCGGTGGCCAGGCCGGCGATCACGGTCACGCTGGCCGTCAGCGGCTGGATTCTGGCCGGCGACGTCGTGGGCCACGCGGCGGCGCACCTGGCCGGCCAGACGGCCAGTCATTTGGCAACCGAGGCCATGATTGCCGGCGGCACGACGGTCGGCGGCGAGGCCGTGGTGACCGTGACGGGCGAGGGCGTGACGCAGGCGGCCGCCCGTCTCTTCCGTCGCTTGCAGCTTCGCTACGCCGAAATGCGTGCCCAATGGCTGGCCGATTGGCTGGAGCGCGAGCTGCTGGGCAAGCTGCTGGCCCCCCTGCGCGCCGGCGCCGACCTCGTCCACGCGCCGCCCTTTCGCGAAGTCGAGCTGGCCCTCGACGCGCTTCGTTCCGCGTAG
- a CDS encoding DUF433 domain-containing protein: protein MQKIDFRNIEKVPDRCGGRAVIAGTRIRASLILGWYRMGMTVEGIVQQYPHLRPSDVHDALAYAYDHPVEMEEEIAANAEETVKRLYPGGPGRT from the coding sequence ATGCAAAAAATCGACTTCCGAAACATTGAAAAAGTCCCCGACCGTTGCGGTGGCCGGGCCGTAATTGCGGGCACTCGAATCCGCGCGAGCTTGATTCTGGGCTGGTATCGCATGGGGATGACGGTGGAGGGGATCGTGCAGCAATATCCCCATTTGCGGCCGTCCGACGTGCATGACGCTCTGGCGTACGCCTACGATCACCCGGTCGAGATGGAAGAAGAGATCGCCGCCAACGCTGAGGAAACGGTGAAGCGACTTTATCCCGGTGGCCCGGGTCGCACATGA
- a CDS encoding ASPIC/UnbV domain-containing protein, giving the protein MLDESGHLHVFANERSASFVPWQNVRPLATDEKADGDNRINSFGVGGEIELRTGTHVVKQPINAPVVHFGLGERKRADVLRIVWPNGTFQAEFDTPIDKAVKAVQRLGFPAGKNKTMLIRLDGLDESRGSGVARRFRLRTNMEVYWDWLAYGLGRDDAAVKRRELAPQTADLRFRGIVAMTQANRSSPELPDYDQLVSVGQHWRDLIGYHTRHGDIRELLAAIDDRYAIVTAGDEIVLKFAAPPEPAAGWKRDFVWISDGWVKDGDYNTRFGKTVLPLPAHGMNKYTTPPGKLEDDRVFRHHRQDWQNYHTRYITPHVFEQGLRRFRPGQPIQRGKQTWTKHSQTAWHW; this is encoded by the coding sequence TTGCTGGACGAAAGCGGCCACCTGCACGTCTTCGCTAACGAACGCTCGGCCAGTTTTGTGCCCTGGCAGAATGTCCGTCCGCTGGCCACGGATGAGAAGGCCGACGGCGATAATCGAATCAATTCCTTCGGCGTTGGAGGCGAAATCGAGCTGCGTACCGGCACCCACGTAGTCAAACAACCGATCAACGCGCCGGTGGTCCATTTCGGTCTGGGCGAACGGAAGCGAGCGGATGTATTGCGCATTGTCTGGCCCAACGGCACGTTTCAGGCGGAGTTTGATACGCCGATCGACAAGGCCGTCAAGGCCGTACAGCGGCTCGGTTTTCCGGCCGGCAAAAACAAAACCATGCTGATCCGACTCGATGGACTGGACGAGTCCCGCGGTTCCGGCGTGGCGCGTCGCTTTCGCCTGCGGACCAATATGGAGGTTTATTGGGACTGGCTGGCTTATGGTCTGGGGCGAGACGATGCGGCGGTCAAGCGGCGAGAACTGGCGCCGCAGACGGCCGATTTGCGTTTCCGCGGCATTGTGGCGATGACCCAGGCAAACCGCAGCTCTCCGGAGTTGCCCGACTATGATCAGCTTGTTTCGGTCGGCCAGCACTGGCGCGACTTGATTGGCTACCACACGCGACATGGCGACATTCGCGAGCTGCTGGCAGCCATCGACGACCGCTACGCCATCGTTACCGCCGGCGACGAGATCGTCCTTAAGTTTGCGGCTCCGCCTGAACCGGCAGCCGGCTGGAAACGAGATTTTGTCTGGATCTCGGACGGCTGGGTGAAAGACGGCGATTACAATACACGTTTTGGAAAGACGGTTTTACCTTTGCCGGCCCACGGCATGAACAAGTACACCACACCACCCGGCAAGCTCGAAGACGATCGGGTCTTCCGTCACCATCGGCAAGACTGGCAAAACTATCACACCCGCTACATCACGCCGCACGTGTTCGAGCAGGGGCTGCGCCGCTTTCGCCCAGGACAACCTATTCAGCGAGGTAAACAAACATGGACCAAGCATTCGCAAACCGCGTGGCACTGGTGA
- a CDS encoding SDR family oxidoreductase, translated as MDQAFANRVALVTGGSRGIGRATALRLAREGADVAISYASRTDAAEAVVGEIRSLGRRAVCAPCDVSKPDDVERLVSAARTKIGPIDLLAHCGAISNIASHAELSYEQWRETIDVNLNGTFLVVFAVKDEMLRRGFGRMVTVSSIAALRPRKMQIHYASAKAGVIALTRCCAEAFAPHVRVNCVAPGLTETEMAHVLPEQTIRQVVSETPLGRIGQPDEIANVIRFLLSEESSFMTGQTVVSSGGRAMIP; from the coding sequence ATGGACCAAGCATTCGCAAACCGCGTGGCACTGGTGACGGGCGGTTCAAGAGGAATCGGCCGGGCCACGGCGCTGCGGCTGGCACGGGAAGGGGCCGACGTGGCCATCAGCTACGCGTCGCGGACCGACGCCGCCGAGGCCGTCGTGGGCGAAATCCGCTCGCTGGGCCGCCGCGCGGTCTGTGCCCCTTGCGATGTCTCGAAGCCCGACGACGTGGAACGGCTCGTGAGCGCGGCCCGAACGAAGATTGGTCCCATCGACCTGCTGGCGCATTGCGGAGCCATCAGCAACATTGCCAGCCACGCGGAGCTGTCTTACGAGCAGTGGCGCGAGACGATCGACGTGAACCTCAACGGGACGTTCCTGGTGGTGTTCGCCGTCAAAGACGAAATGCTCCGGCGTGGTTTTGGCCGCATGGTCACGGTTTCGTCGATTGCGGCGCTTCGCCCGCGAAAAATGCAAATTCATTACGCCTCGGCCAAGGCGGGCGTGATCGCGCTCACGCGCTGCTGCGCCGAGGCGTTTGCTCCGCACGTGCGGGTGAACTGCGTCGCGCCGGGCCTGACCGAAACCGAAATGGCGCACGTCTTGCCGGAACAGACCATCCGCCAAGTGGTCAGCGAAACGCCGCTGGGCCGGATCGGGCAACCCGACGAGATCGCCAACGTGATTCGCTTCCTGCTCAGCGAAGAATCGAGCTTCATGACCGGGCAAACGGTCGTCTCGTCCGGCGGCCGGGCGATGATACCCTAG
- a CDS encoding prolyl oligopeptidase family serine peptidase — protein MRFRHGVPLTPVLYCLAAASLLPAAEPRLPRDNLLVYRGPNGGPLPVRTTADWLKRRAEILEGMQSVMGRLPGDEKRCPLDMKVEEEVDRGQYVRRLITYSSEPGGRVPAYLCIPKAALAKGAARVPAVLCLHPTDNVAGHGVVVGLGGKANRSYAAELAERGYVTLSPSYPLLAEYQPDLKALGWESGTLKAVWDNIRGLDLLASLGFVRPDAFGVIGHSLGGHNSVYTAVFDDRIKAVVSSCGLDSYLDYMGGDEKVWFPEKGWCQTRYMPKLAGYRNRLAEIPFDFSEMIGALAPRQVLIVAPLHDSNFKFDSVDRLAAAAREVFKLYGQGDHLRVEHPDCEHDFPDAMRDEAYRLFDAVLRP, from the coding sequence ATGAGATTCCGGCATGGGGTGCCATTGACTCCGGTTCTATACTGCCTCGCGGCGGCTTCGCTGCTGCCGGCCGCCGAGCCGCGCCTGCCGCGCGACAATTTGCTGGTCTATCGCGGACCGAATGGCGGGCCGCTGCCTGTCCGCACCACGGCCGACTGGCTGAAACGGCGGGCCGAGATCCTGGAGGGCATGCAGTCGGTCATGGGCCGCTTGCCGGGCGACGAGAAGCGCTGCCCCCTCGATATGAAGGTTGAAGAAGAAGTCGACCGCGGCCAGTACGTGCGGCGACTGATTACGTATAGCTCTGAGCCGGGCGGCCGCGTGCCTGCTTACCTGTGCATTCCCAAAGCGGCCCTGGCCAAGGGCGCGGCGCGCGTGCCCGCCGTGTTGTGCCTGCACCCGACGGACAACGTCGCGGGGCATGGGGTGGTGGTCGGCCTGGGTGGCAAGGCGAATCGCAGTTATGCCGCGGAGCTGGCCGAGCGAGGTTATGTGACGCTTTCGCCCAGCTATCCGCTGTTGGCCGAGTATCAGCCCGACCTGAAGGCGCTCGGCTGGGAGAGCGGCACGTTGAAGGCGGTTTGGGACAACATCCGCGGCCTCGACTTGCTGGCGTCGCTCGGCTTTGTGCGGCCTGACGCCTTTGGTGTCATCGGCCATTCGCTGGGCGGGCACAATTCCGTATATACCGCGGTGTTCGATGACCGCATCAAGGCGGTGGTGTCGAGCTGCGGCCTGGACTCGTATCTCGACTACATGGGCGGCGACGAAAAGGTCTGGTTCCCCGAAAAGGGCTGGTGTCAGACCCGTTACATGCCAAAGCTGGCCGGCTATCGCAACCGCCTGGCTGAGATCCCGTTCGATTTCTCGGAGATGATCGGTGCCTTGGCGCCGCGGCAGGTGTTGATCGTGGCGCCGCTGCATGACAGCAACTTCAAGTTCGACAGCGTCGATCGGCTGGCCGCGGCCGCGCGCGAGGTGTTCAAGCTCTACGGCCAAGGCGACCATCTTCGCGTCGAGCATCCCGACTGCGAGCACGACTTTCCCGACGCGATGCGAGACGAAGCATATCGGCTGTTCGACGCGGTGCTGCGTCCGTAA
- a CDS encoding cupin domain-containing protein: MGKAPVHRYGESSIREHKLHDFPISASISASLIDLSAGDLREPHWHPNSDEWLFVMAGEIRMTIVDGQGVPSLFDCGPEDVAFVPQGFGHYVENVGGMTAKLMLIHNHAEFTTVNLSEWVAGGSTGVFASTLNMPRQAFGDAPKERVFIGKKRAKG; this comes from the coding sequence ATGGGAAAGGCGCCGGTCCACCGCTACGGCGAGAGTTCCATCCGCGAGCACAAGCTTCACGACTTCCCGATTTCGGCATCCATCTCGGCCAGTTTGATCGACCTTTCCGCCGGCGATCTGCGCGAGCCTCACTGGCATCCGAACTCGGATGAGTGGCTGTTTGTGATGGCCGGCGAAATCCGTATGACAATCGTCGACGGACAGGGAGTGCCGTCGCTGTTCGACTGCGGCCCCGAAGACGTCGCTTTCGTCCCTCAGGGGTTCGGGCATTACGTCGAAAACGTGGGTGGTATGACGGCCAAGCTGATGCTGATTCATAACCACGCCGAATTCACCACCGTGAACCTGAGTGAGTGGGTGGCGGGTGGATCGACAGGAGTTTTTGCATCGACCTTGAACATGCCGCGGCAGGCGTTCGGCGACGCTCCCAAAGAGCGCGTGTTCATCGGCAAGAAGCGGGCCAAGGGCTGA